From Antennarius striatus isolate MH-2024 chromosome 9, ASM4005453v1, whole genome shotgun sequence, one genomic window encodes:
- the LOC137601032 gene encoding zinc finger protein 502-like: MKAEDGAAQTESVDNLPVISSVVGAANIDLLISNSSHVSISHDERGETRRKDAEVESQLQSQRTSNTSKKLYVCEICNSSYTTRYSLKFHMKIHTKESFRLNSELVACKRIHTGETSYRCETCGKCFTRNGSLVRHMIIHTRENPYRCETCGKCFTQNKGLVFHMRIHTGEKPYKCETCGKDFGRKRALTEHMRVHSSEKPYSCEICGRCFKMKRSWSDHIKIHTGKPYRCETCGKCFTRNWSLVVHMRIHTGEKPYKCEICGDGFIRNVGLEFHMRSHTGETPYRCETCGKCFTQNCSLVVHMRIHTGEKPYKCEICGKCFIRNVGLQFHMRIHTGETPYSCKTCGKCFTWYGSVIRHMRIHTGEKSYWCEICQEHFKSYFLLKAHVKLHTGEKAHSCQTCGKGFSSKRMLTKHMRVHAGGK; the protein is encoded by the coding sequence atgaaagctgaagatggtgcagcacagacagagtctgttgacaacctgccggttatcagctctgtggtgggagcagcaaacattgacctgctgatctctaacagctctcatgtatccATCAGccatgatgagagaggagaaacaagaagaaaagatgCTGAGGTGGAGTCTCAGCTTCAGTCCCAGAGAACAAGTAACACCAGTAAGAAGCTATATGTTTGTGAAATATGTAATAGCAGTTACACAACACGCTACAGTTTGAAAttccacatgaaaatccacacaaaaGAAAGTTTTAGATTGAACAGTGAGTTGGTAGCATGCAAAAGAATCCACACGGGTGAAACttcttacaggtgtgaaacatgtggcaaatgttTCACCCGGAATGGGAGTTTGGTACGTCACATGATAATCCACACAAGGGAGAacccttacaggtgtgaaacatgtggcaaatgttTCACCCAGAATAAGGGTTTGGTATttcacatgagaatccacactggagagaagccttacaaatgtgaaacatgtgggaaagacttTGGACGGAAACGTGCATTAACAGAACATATGAGAGTTCATTCTAGTGAGAAGCCTTATAGTTGTGAAATATGTGGCAgatgtttcaaaatgaaaagatcCTGGTCTGACCACATAAAAATCCACACGGGGAAGCCTTACAGATGTGAAACATGTGGTAAATGTTTCACCCGGAATTGGAGTTTGGTAGttcacatgagaatccacacaggggagaagccttaCAAGTGCGAAATATGTGGCGACGGTTTTATTCGAAATGTGGGTTTGGAATTTCACATGAGAAgccacacaggtgagacgccTTACagatgtgaaacatgtggcaaatgttTCACCCAGAATTGCAGTTTGGTAGttcacatgagaatccacactggagagaagccttACAAGTGTGAAATATGTGGCAAATGTTTCATTCGAAATGTGGGTTTGCAATttcacatgagaatccacacaggtgagacgccttacagttgtaaaacatgtgggaaatgTTTCACCTGGTATGGGAGTGTGATTCgtcacatgagaatccacacaggggagaagtCTTACTGGTGCGAAATATGTCAGGAACATTTTAAGTCGTATTTTCTGTTGAAAGCCCATGTGAAATTACACACAGGAGAGAAGGCTCACAGCTGTCAAACTTGTGGGAAAGGTTTTAGTTCTAAGCGTATGTTGACAAAACACATGAGAGTCCATGCAGGTGggaagtaa